A DNA window from Neobacillus niacini contains the following coding sequences:
- a CDS encoding DNA polymerase yields the protein MELNLNLTLDENGEEVKKKQARVKEAERKKALKEYQPTMKEIWFTGYDTHTGKRKVGIFQAKNSDADKQKLKDVYEAIEQGELTNGVDDLKKFSKAHALRLYQLLVQKRRTFILENMVKNTPDNYILAMDVMTIGNMLEVLEKEPIIAVDTETTGLNRYGRDKIVGVSFTAPQADKHWYIPLRHDEANAPLEKAKYYIQRVLKLANDKIFHNATFDLHQFMTEGMKVKGKIHDTQVMMAVLNENELSYRLKELVPKYLKIASDTFDSLFGKTPFNEVELKYARYYACKDTHVTWLLYDFLITHLKKQQGLYNYYMQVEQPLIKVVFEMEREGFYIDKDEVERQKVLLRPQLEQTKKDLIDVLGDINFNSPAQLLPALQRTVSTKLQGTGKNDLKPHKLHPVIQLLQKYKDDYKQLTGFVETIDNFIQPDGKLHGSFKQNGARTGRFSSSEPNLQQQPYEARKMFRVHEDSLILGLDFSAQEPRMLAHYTQEPILIENYKAGRDLYATLASEFYGKPYEECYKTPDGADTKERKTFKVVVLAIMYGMGGGSLGASLGITKKKADEMIDTFYEKFPKVALFITANTIEACSKGFVEMKLGDFSRKRRLPFLRG from the coding sequence TTGGAATTAAATCTAAATCTTACACTAGATGAAAACGGTGAGGAAGTTAAAAAGAAACAGGCACGAGTTAAAGAGGCTGAACGAAAAAAGGCACTAAAAGAATACCAGCCTACAATGAAAGAAATATGGTTCACTGGTTACGATACTCACACTGGTAAACGTAAAGTCGGTATCTTTCAAGCTAAGAATAGTGACGCTGACAAACAGAAACTTAAAGATGTTTACGAGGCAATAGAACAAGGTGAATTAACTAACGGTGTGGACGACTTAAAGAAGTTCTCTAAGGCACACGCTTTAAGACTGTACCAGCTATTAGTACAGAAAAGACGTACCTTCATATTAGAGAACATGGTTAAGAATACACCTGATAATTATATCCTTGCTATGGACGTAATGACTATTGGTAACATGTTAGAAGTACTGGAAAAAGAACCTATTATAGCTGTCGATACTGAGACAACAGGGCTTAACAGATATGGTCGTGACAAGATCGTAGGTGTGAGTTTCACAGCACCACAAGCTGATAAACATTGGTACATTCCTTTAAGGCATGACGAGGCAAACGCACCTTTGGAAAAAGCTAAGTATTACATTCAAAGGGTTCTTAAACTTGCTAACGATAAGATTTTTCATAACGCTACCTTTGATTTACACCAATTCATGACTGAGGGTATGAAGGTAAAAGGAAAAATACACGACACTCAGGTAATGATGGCTGTATTAAATGAAAATGAATTAAGTTATCGTTTGAAGGAATTAGTACCTAAGTACTTAAAAATAGCGTCAGATACTTTTGACAGCCTTTTCGGTAAGACACCTTTCAATGAGGTTGAACTAAAGTACGCTAGATACTATGCCTGTAAAGATACTCACGTAACATGGTTATTATATGACTTCTTAATAACTCACCTGAAAAAGCAACAGGGCTTATACAACTATTATATGCAAGTTGAACAACCACTAATCAAAGTTGTCTTTGAAATGGAACGTGAAGGATTCTATATAGATAAGGACGAGGTTGAACGTCAAAAGGTTCTACTAAGACCACAACTTGAACAGACAAAGAAAGACTTGATTGACGTGTTAGGTGACATTAACTTCAATTCACCAGCACAACTATTACCAGCCTTACAAAGAACTGTTTCCACTAAGTTACAAGGTACTGGTAAGAATGATCTTAAACCTCATAAACTGCACCCTGTCATTCAGTTACTTCAAAAGTACAAAGATGATTACAAGCAATTAACAGGGTTCGTTGAGACTATAGATAACTTCATTCAGCCTGACGGTAAGTTACATGGTTCTTTCAAACAGAACGGTGCTAGAACTGGTCGCTTTAGTTCAAGTGAACCTAACTTACAGCAACAGCCATACGAGGCACGTAAGATGTTTAGAGTTCATGAGGATTCACTTATATTAGGACTTGACTTCTCAGCACAAGAACCACGTATGTTAGCACATTACACACAAGAACCTATCTTGATTGAAAACTATAAGGCTGGTCGTGATCTTTACGCTACATTAGCTAGTGAGTTCTATGGTAAGCCATATGAAGAATGTTATAAAACGCCTGACGGTGCTGACACAAAAGAACGTAAGACTTTTAAAGTTGTCGTTTTAGCTATCATGTATGGAATGGGTGGGGGTTCATTAGGTGCTTCACTTGGAATCACTAAAAAGAAAGCTGACGAAATGATTGATACCTTCTATGAGAAGTTTCCTAAGGTAGCACTTTTTATTACAGCTAATACCATTGAAGCATGTTCTAAGGGATTCGTGGAAATGAAGTTAGGCGACTTTTCAAGAAAGAGACGCTTACCATTCCTTAGAGGTAA
- a CDS encoding helix-turn-helix domain-containing protein has translation MKETRETISIGLELRLKRTEKQLSMKEVADAIGISENFLSQVERDKKQPSDSVVTRIANFYKMDEAYLFERFGRIPLVVAEEIKENRTLHDTLYDISTNKKLSDDQKDKLYLDIQRLYREILDNQ, from the coding sequence ATGAAGGAAACAAGGGAAACAATTTCCATTGGACTAGAACTAAGACTAAAGAGAACCGAAAAGCAGTTATCTATGAAGGAAGTAGCTGACGCTATAGGGATAAGTGAGAACTTTTTGTCTCAGGTTGAACGTGATAAGAAACAACCTAGCGATTCAGTAGTTACGAGAATTGCTAATTTTTACAAGATGGACGAGGCATATTTATTTGAACGTTTTGGAAGAATACCATTAGTGGTTGCTGAGGAAATAAAGGAGAACCGAACTTTACACGACACGTTGTATGATATAAGTACTAATAAGAAGTTATCTGACGATCAAAAAGACAAGTTGTACCTTGATATTCAAAGGCTATATAGGGAAATTCTCGACAATCAGTGA
- a CDS encoding toprim domain-containing protein, whose amino-acid sequence MITIKRNDMEHELPVDVLEELNFYDWNRAKLKTDEMVCCSPFRTDGSPSFSINLTTGLWIDFGSADFYSKGNLVTLLSFLRNETPIEVENYLLEKYGIDLSDVTKLSLNIDFNFETKVDTIISIDEYKQYAYRSPYLAGRGISEKVQRAFKIGFDKKAKAVAFAWHDYKGNIINVKFRSTKTKQFFYYPEGQAIANHFYGMHFIYKLGIEKAFIVESEIDALYLWSHGFPAIALGNSKFNDARKQLLLRSPIKTLVIASDNDQVGREVRDKIVKAVVGYKDLHEIVFPDYAKDVNDLKPEQLKEVCTNTAQVPLTLW is encoded by the coding sequence ATGATAACTATTAAAAGAAACGATATGGAACACGAATTACCAGTGGACGTATTAGAAGAATTAAACTTCTATGACTGGAATCGTGCCAAATTAAAGACAGATGAAATGGTGTGCTGTTCCCCTTTTAGGACGGACGGTTCACCATCTTTTTCTATTAACCTCACTACTGGACTATGGATTGACTTCGGTTCGGCTGACTTCTATAGCAAGGGAAATCTAGTAACCTTATTGTCATTCCTAAGAAACGAAACGCCTATTGAAGTTGAAAATTATTTATTAGAAAAGTACGGTATTGATCTTAGTGACGTTACCAAACTTAGTCTTAACATTGACTTTAACTTTGAAACTAAAGTTGACACTATTATTAGTATTGACGAGTATAAACAGTATGCTTATCGTTCCCCTTACCTTGCTGGACGTGGTATTAGTGAGAAGGTTCAAAGGGCTTTTAAAATAGGGTTCGATAAAAAGGCTAAGGCTGTGGCGTTCGCATGGCATGATTATAAAGGGAACATTATTAACGTAAAGTTTCGGTCAACTAAGACAAAACAATTCTTCTACTATCCTGAGGGACAAGCAATAGCAAATCATTTCTATGGTATGCACTTCATTTACAAGTTAGGAATAGAGAAGGCTTTTATTGTGGAATCGGAAATTGACGCTTTATATTTATGGTCGCATGGCTTTCCAGCAATAGCCTTAGGAAATAGTAAATTCAATGACGCTAGAAAACAATTACTCTTACGTTCCCCTATTAAAACGCTGGTTATCGCTAGTGACAATGATCAAGTAGGACGAGAAGTAAGGGACAAGATTGTTAAGGCTGTCGTGGGTTACAAGGACTTACACGAGATTGTTTTTCCTGACTATGCTAAGGACGTGAATGATCTTAAACCTGAACAGCTAAAAGAAGTATGTACGAATACAGCACAAGTACCCCTTACCTTATGGTAG
- a CDS encoding DnaB-like helicase C-terminal domain-containing protein, whose amino-acid sequence MIESQLLSKVLDENSFHSLNKYNIAETDFEAYSHVYSYIKGYVREYQQTPDYRTVVAKYEDFDYTASVSDSFAYLAKTLKGQSAKRKAVLRLAKVNENFKNMNGTDFAKWLKDEATALEAMANSSSSTMTNYATNGQERKEWYNENKENRSYTYIPTPYATLTEWLGGGFELGDYILLMAYTNKGKSWVGSDIGNTAHKNNFGVLHYSPELSKKQQVYRNDTLRGHFNNVDIRRGQLENETDYLEYLNGFNEENECPYYIKTMEDLPNGLSADVIEADLQQLNADGKIGLVIIDGFNLMKHPKIGRDGMSATSRQLRQIWGRHKVAGLVIHQTPTSSEKEMKTDEDELEVEIPCPQVTDYSETIAVVQDSATVLTFNQVQGRGRLLLAKCREPHVGKSIDLRCNFNLGYITEATPVDYF is encoded by the coding sequence ATGATAGAAAGTCAACTACTAAGTAAGGTACTGGACGAGAATAGTTTCCATTCCTTGAATAAATACAATATAGCTGAGACTGATTTTGAGGCATACTCACACGTTTATAGTTACATTAAGGGCTATGTAAGGGAATACCAACAAACGCCTGACTACAGGACTGTGGTGGCTAAATACGAGGACTTTGATTACACAGCGTCAGTAAGTGATAGTTTCGCTTACCTTGCTAAAACTCTTAAAGGTCAATCGGCTAAACGTAAGGCTGTTCTAAGACTAGCAAAGGTAAATGAAAACTTTAAGAATATGAATGGTACGGACTTTGCTAAATGGTTAAAGGACGAGGCTACAGCATTAGAGGCTATGGCTAATTCAAGTTCTAGTACAATGACAAACTATGCTACTAATGGTCAGGAACGTAAAGAATGGTATAACGAGAATAAAGAGAATCGTTCATACACTTACATTCCTACACCTTACGCTACCTTAACTGAATGGTTAGGGGGTGGCTTTGAGTTAGGTGACTACATTCTACTAATGGCTTACACAAACAAAGGTAAGAGTTGGGTAGGTTCGGACATTGGAAATACAGCACACAAGAATAACTTTGGTGTACTTCACTATTCACCTGAGTTAAGTAAAAAGCAACAGGTTTACCGTAATGATACTTTACGTGGACACTTCAATAACGTGGACATTAGACGAGGGCAATTAGAAAATGAGACGGACTATTTAGAGTACCTTAACGGATTCAATGAGGAAAACGAATGTCCTTATTACATTAAGACTATGGAGGACTTACCTAATGGTCTTAGTGCTGACGTAATCGAGGCTGACTTACAACAATTAAATGCTGACGGTAAGATCGGTTTAGTTATCATTGACGGTTTCAATCTTATGAAACACCCTAAAATTGGTCGTGACGGTATGAGTGCCACTTCAAGACAACTAAGACAAATATGGGGTAGACATAAGGTTGCTGGTCTTGTTATTCACCAAACGCCTACTAGTTCTGAAAAGGAAATGAAAACTGACGAGGACGAATTAGAGGTTGAAATTCCTTGTCCACAAGTCACTGACTACTCAGAAACGATTGCTGTTGTACAGGATAGTGCTACTGTTCTTACATTCAATCAGGTTCAAGGTCGAGGACGACTTTTATTAGCTAAGTGTCGTGAACCACACGTAGGAAAATCAATAGACTTACGTTGTAACTTCAACTTAGGGTATATCACTGAGGCTACACCAGTGGATTATTTTTAG
- a CDS encoding DNA replication protein has product MEKMNHICQLAPYCKVAGKDGFCNALCNPFILLHGEGTNGLWKATNVPRKYTNSFFHNLPIKEDNPVAYTFTKAYTANILENVENGVGLFFYSIPNGDNRLGTGTGKTTTAVAILHEYLLERVKQQSKGGRVIETNPALFYKASELQTLYNSQFRGTFDMQEKASLRYYKVKNLLMNAEMLVLDDIGIRQKITDAFENELTEVIDSRDSKVLMTIYTSNLPIEKLADTVGDRIASRIEGMTEQVSFKGKDHRKGGIL; this is encoded by the coding sequence ATGGAGAAAATGAACCATATATGTCAATTAGCACCCTATTGTAAAGTCGCTGGAAAAGACGGTTTCTGTAATGCCTTATGTAACCCATTCATTCTATTACATGGTGAAGGTACTAACGGACTATGGAAAGCTACTAATGTACCACGTAAGTACACTAATAGTTTCTTTCATAACCTTCCTATCAAAGAGGATAACCCTGTAGCTTACACATTCACTAAGGCTTATACAGCTAACATATTAGAGAACGTGGAAAACGGTGTTGGACTTTTCTTCTATAGTATTCCAAACGGTGATAACAGGTTAGGTACTGGTACTGGTAAGACAACTACTGCTGTGGCTATTCTTCACGAGTACTTACTTGAAAGAGTTAAGCAACAGTCAAAGGGTGGACGAGTGATCGAAACCAATCCAGCACTATTCTATAAAGCTAGTGAATTACAGACACTTTACAATTCACAGTTTCGAGGAACGTTTGATATGCAAGAAAAAGCAAGTCTCAGATATTACAAGGTTAAGAACCTGTTAATGAACGCTGAAATGTTGGTACTAGACGATATTGGTATTCGACAAAAGATAACGGACGCTTTTGAAAATGAACTAACTGAGGTTATTGATAGTCGTGATAGTAAGGTGTTAATGACAATTTACACGAGTAATCTTCCTATTGAAAAACTTGCTGATACTGTTGGTGATCGGATTGCCTCACGTATTGAAGGTATGACAGAACAAGTTTCATTCAAAGGTAAAGATCATAGAAAAGGTGGTATCCTGTAA
- a CDS encoding helix-turn-helix domain-containing protein, translating to MENIFSVSHNKEIDLGSGETISNVYVRVYTSMFTSGLVAKMGANRFTTLMALASYMDEKGECYPTQIQLAEAIGVHKNTINKYINELIEFEIDGKPLVTRTKVNRGQGNISSFYKIHPLSQLAKFNGTIEPVNHKNEESLITSKGTTTSDVIRTNNNQSNNINNSEGLITNSNQAIKYFQEVYREVYNVNYTVGNYGREGKLMKDKVIVPYPEIAKEIIELAVKKYDDMFKNPRYPRPSIAMFSWAVNQIIPLIEEERNLTEVAEQSGNLEDEAEKRMLEKLAKLK from the coding sequence TTGGAAAACATATTTTCAGTATCGCATAACAAAGAAATAGATTTAGGTTCAGGTGAAACTATCAGTAACGTTTACGTTCGTGTTTATACGTCTATGTTCACGTCAGGGCTGGTCGCTAAGATGGGTGCTAATAGGTTTACTACCCTAATGGCTTTAGCGTCTTATATGGACGAGAAAGGGGAATGTTACCCTACTCAGATTCAACTTGCTGAGGCTATAGGTGTTCACAAGAATACTATCAATAAATACATTAACGAATTGATAGAGTTTGAAATTGACGGTAAGCCACTTGTCACTAGAACAAAAGTTAATCGTGGACAAGGTAACATTTCATCTTTCTATAAGATACACCCCCTGTCACAGCTTGCTAAGTTTAACGGTACTATTGAACCTGTTAATCACAAAAATGAGGAATCGTTAATCACAAGTAAAGGCACAACCACTAGTGACGTAATAAGAACTAATAATAATCAATCTAATAATATAAATAATAGTGAGGGCTTAATCACAAATTCCAATCAAGCTATTAAATACTTTCAGGAAGTATATAGAGAAGTTTATAACGTTAACTACACTGTTGGTAATTATGGTAGAGAAGGAAAGCTAATGAAAGATAAGGTTATTGTTCCTTACCCTGAAATAGCTAAAGAGATTATAGAACTAGCTGTTAAGAAATATGACGATATGTTTAAGAACCCACGTTACCCACGTCCTTCAATAGCAATGTTCTCATGGGCTGTTAATCAGATCATACCTTTAATAGAGGAAGAACGTAACTTAACTGAGGTTGCTGAACAGTCAGGCAACTTAGAGGACGAGGCTGAAAAGCGTATGTTAGAAAAGTTAGCTAAGTTAAAGTAA
- a CDS encoding N-acetylmuramoyl-L-alanine amidase, producing MTYKIAICAGHGYNTSGKRTPDDEREWAFNDKVADAFMSEMSKYAGVEVKRFDDVTGKTDVSLSARVKGAKTWGADVYISFHHNANTGKWGNWTGTQVHVYKTKPSGSDRLAKLVNPEIVKAYGLRDRGIIYNDLYITRETHCDAILIEGGFMDSTIDIKKLRNNTVLANAGKGVAKAVAKFGGLKLKPVPVPKPVPKPVPVSSGKTHKVVAGDTLYSISRKYGISVDKIKAYNGMKDTVLSIGEVIKLSAVKTHKIVNGDTLWGLSRKYSLSVAEIKSINGLKSDVLTIGDVLTVSK from the coding sequence ATGACATACAAAATAGCTATCTGTGCTGGTCATGGATATAACACAAGTGGAAAAAGAACACCTGATGATGAACGTGAGTGGGCTTTTAACGATAAAGTGGCTGACGCTTTTATGTCTGAAATGTCTAAGTATGCTGGTGTCGAGGTTAAACGCTTTGATGATGTAACTGGTAAAACTGACGTTTCTCTTTCAGCACGAGTTAAAGGGGCTAAGACTTGGGGTGCTGACGTTTATATCTCGTTCCACCACAACGCTAATACAGGTAAGTGGGGTAACTGGACTGGAACACAAGTACACGTCTATAAGACTAAACCTAGTGGTTCTGACAGGCTTGCTAAATTAGTTAATCCTGAAATCGTGAAGGCTTATGGCTTACGTGATCGTGGGATTATTTACAATGATCTTTATATCACTCGTGAAACTCATTGTGACGCTATTCTTATTGAAGGTGGTTTCATGGATTCCACTATTGATATTAAAAAGTTACGTAACAATACTGTACTAGCTAATGCTGGTAAAGGTGTAGCTAAGGCTGTGGCTAAATTCGGTGGACTTAAATTAAAACCAGTACCAGTACCTAAACCAGTACCTAAACCAGTACCAGTATCAAGTGGTAAAACTCACAAGGTTGTAGCTGGTGACACTCTATATAGTATCTCACGTAAGTACGGTATTTCTGTAGATAAGATTAAAGCCTATAACGGTATGAAAGATACTGTTCTTTCTATTGGTGAGGTTATTAAACTATCGGCTGTTAAAACTCACAAGATCGTTAACGGTGACACCCTTTGGGGCTTGTCTCGTAAGTACAGCTTGTCTGTTGCTGAGATCAAATCTATTAACGGTTTGAAATCTGACGTTCTAACAATTGGTGACGTTCTAACAGTTAGTAAATAG
- a CDS encoding DUF859 family phage minor structural protein, translating into MASGSWNVTTDNPRVVGTVTWSSTENITGNYSDVTVTMRMERNNTGYTTYGTGTFWIKVNGTLVQATNKDYSWTYNSNSLVVTGTVRVNHNADGTKAVKIEWDGSGNSPINLNYGSGTATMDTIPRKSTLTDTTPSFTAGSDFTIAISRYSSSFTHRAYIDVLNEAGTWVNIKYVDFSTSQTSLSSAFSTTDKTDIFSYLNGRSSMSMRINLYTYSGAVGTGSLGYNTYSGTATAPLASTAKISNPAGVSDLAGQEGSTVWIDQATVGITMTRYDSEFTHTLRFKDGNTGAIIHEALGVTTAYTWTLTDTNRDALYSKIPDSVELDGQLDILTFYGGKQVRTTTNIDINYRVRNSAPIFDGTGVTYIDTNQKSGDVTGDKTSIVQNVSTVRVTIPLANKAKEKNKASIVNYIAILNGVQKTAPYSITADIIFDFGFINAGVDQTLTVKAVDSRGFETPVTKTVIMIPYQPPTLSGSAKRKNGFDNETTLLANGSISPVTIGGAQKNAVSDVKFRYRKTTEATTVSTWVYTSFAETVSGTTYVTPAVPLDLDNTYSYYVDFLVTDLLGSRLLSVTVGSGKPIFFIDALKKNVGVGKFPDSGVALDVDGSINAKSLRMTDEGGTSREILKAWGTDTTGYGIGVVLQGGGQTVIGGGEGGTTFNTNSGVQSTENVIVSSDQNVRLFTNAQNGWENRKEWNFASDGYLHFPRAKFPNGYNMLSVRDGGTAHDDYMMIQNIVATVTINASTNAYEDVTFPVAFTSAPIWILATPINSQSFAWGASIYSPSTTGCRVYLRHLDAISSTVNIEVQIVACGKRY; encoded by the coding sequence ATGGCAAGTGGTAGCTGGAATGTCACAACAGATAACCCACGAGTAGTAGGTACGGTAACATGGTCTAGTACGGAAAACATAACTGGTAACTATTCTGACGTAACTGTCACAATGAGAATGGAAAGAAATAACACTGGTTATACAACATATGGTACTGGTACGTTTTGGATTAAGGTAAACGGTACACTGGTTCAAGCAACAAACAAAGACTACTCATGGACTTATAACTCAAACTCATTAGTTGTTACAGGTACAGTACGAGTTAACCATAATGCTGACGGTACAAAGGCTGTCAAGATCGAATGGGACGGTTCAGGTAACTCACCTATCAACTTGAACTATGGTAGTGGAACAGCAACAATGGATACTATTCCTCGTAAATCAACACTAACAGATACGACACCTAGCTTTACTGCTGGTAGTGACTTTACGATTGCTATTTCTCGTTATAGTTCATCTTTCACACATAGGGCTTATATTGATGTTCTTAATGAGGCTGGAACATGGGTAAATATCAAGTACGTGGATTTTTCAACTTCTCAGACTTCATTAAGTTCTGCTTTTTCTACCACTGATAAAACAGATATTTTTTCATATCTGAATGGACGTTCCTCAATGTCAATGAGGATTAACCTTTATACTTATAGTGGGGCTGTGGGTACAGGTAGCTTAGGTTATAACACTTATTCAGGTACAGCAACAGCACCATTAGCTAGTACTGCTAAAATCTCAAATCCTGCTGGTGTCAGTGATCTTGCTGGTCAGGAAGGTAGTACAGTATGGATTGATCAGGCAACAGTGGGTATTACCATGACAAGGTATGACAGTGAGTTTACCCATACACTTAGATTTAAAGATGGTAATACTGGTGCTATTATTCATGAGGCACTAGGGGTAACTACTGCTTATACGTGGACACTTACTGACACTAACAGGGACGCTTTATATTCTAAGATTCCTGACAGTGTTGAGTTAGATGGACAACTTGATATTCTCACTTTCTATGGTGGTAAACAGGTGAGAACTACAACTAACATTGATATAAACTACAGGGTAAGAAATTCTGCACCCATCTTTGACGGTACTGGTGTTACTTACATTGATACTAACCAAAAGTCAGGTGATGTTACTGGGGATAAAACTAGTATTGTCCAAAACGTTTCAACAGTACGTGTAACAATTCCATTGGCTAATAAAGCAAAAGAAAAAAACAAGGCTTCAATAGTTAACTATATTGCTATTCTTAACGGTGTTCAGAAAACAGCCCCTTATAGTATTACTGCTGACATTATCTTTGACTTTGGTTTTATTAACGCTGGTGTTGATCAGACACTAACGGTTAAGGCTGTGGATAGTCGTGGTTTCGAGACACCTGTTACAAAAACAGTAATTATGATTCCTTACCAGCCACCTACTTTAAGTGGTTCTGCAAAACGTAAGAATGGTTTCGATAACGAGACAACACTATTAGCTAATGGTTCTATCTCACCCGTAACTATTGGTGGGGCACAAAAGAACGCTGTAAGTGATGTTAAGTTCAGGTACAGGAAAACAACTGAGGCTACAACAGTTTCAACGTGGGTTTATACTTCTTTTGCTGAGACTGTTAGTGGTACAACTTACGTTACACCAGCCGTTCCACTTGATCTTGATAACACCTATTCCTATTATGTTGACTTCCTTGTTACTGATCTACTAGGTTCAAGGTTGCTGTCAGTTACGGTAGGTTCAGGTAAACCCATATTCTTTATTGACGCTTTAAAGAAGAATGTAGGTGTCGGTAAGTTTCCTGACAGTGGTGTAGCCTTAGACGTGGACGGTAGCATTAACGCTAAAAGTTTACGTATGACTGATGAAGGTGGAACGTCACGAGAAATCTTAAAGGCATGGGGTACTGACACTACTGGTTATGGTATCGGTGTTGTACTTCAAGGTGGGGGACAAACTGTAATCGGTGGTGGTGAAGGTGGTACAACCTTTAATACTAACTCAGGTGTACAGTCAACTGAAAATGTCATTGTAAGTTCAGACCAAAACGTAAGGCTATTTACAAACGCACAGAATGGTTGGGAAAACAGAAAAGAGTGGAACTTTGCCTCAGATGGGTATTTACACTTTCCTCGTGCTAAGTTTCCTAACGGTTACAATATGCTTTCTGTTCGTGATGGGGGTACAGCACATGATGATTACATGATGATTCAAAATATCGTAGCTACTGTAACTATCAATGCTTCAACTAATGCTTATGAAGATGTTACATTCCCTGTAGCCTTTACCTCAGCACCTATATGGATTCTTGCAACACCTATAAACAGCCAGTCATTCGCTTGGGGTGCTTCTATCTATTCCCCTTCTACTACAGGCTGTAGAGTATACCTGAGACACTTAGACGCTATCAGTTCAACAGTGAACATTGAAGTACAAATTGTAGCATGTGGAAAGAGATACTAG